The following proteins come from a genomic window of Streptomyces sp. NBC_01716:
- a CDS encoding ABC transporter permease subunit, translating to MTAPYEQQAPIWQGGQPLGSYVSPIPVRRATLGDAVASEWTKIRSVRSTMWTLGIMIVLMVGIGVLVAWGVSISEATLGEESALPLGFFGVLLGSICVITLGVLTIASEFGTGMIRTTLTACPSRGRVLAAKSIVFFLLVLTITTVTATLVGAIHVAMLDGRAPTGQEWLRATFGVGLFMALLGLLSLAVGALIRHSAGAITLMIGVVLLPLVMAMFMFSSSLAKVQEALFEYSIPSQISVLYAVSMTGSGPNGWDPVFIAAGVTAVVMGFAFFSLNRRDV from the coding sequence ATGACAGCCCCGTACGAGCAGCAGGCCCCGATCTGGCAGGGCGGGCAGCCCCTGGGGTCGTACGTCTCGCCGATCCCGGTCCGCCGGGCCACCCTCGGTGACGCGGTGGCATCGGAGTGGACCAAGATCCGTTCCGTCCGCTCGACCATGTGGACACTCGGCATCATGATCGTCCTGATGGTGGGCATCGGCGTGCTCGTGGCCTGGGGTGTCTCCATCTCGGAGGCCACTCTCGGCGAGGAGTCGGCGCTGCCGCTGGGCTTCTTCGGTGTGCTGCTGGGGTCGATCTGTGTGATCACCCTCGGCGTGCTGACGATCGCGTCCGAATTCGGCACGGGGATGATCCGCACCACCCTGACCGCCTGCCCCAGCCGGGGCCGGGTGCTGGCGGCGAAGTCGATCGTCTTCTTCCTGCTCGTCCTGACGATCACGACGGTGACGGCGACCCTGGTCGGCGCCATCCATGTCGCCATGCTCGACGGCCGCGCGCCCACCGGCCAGGAGTGGCTGCGGGCCACCTTCGGCGTGGGCCTGTTCATGGCGCTGCTCGGCCTGCTGTCGCTGGCCGTCGGCGCGCTGATCCGGCACTCGGCGGGGGCGATCACCCTCATGATCGGGGTGGTGCTGCTGCCGCTGGTGATGGCGATGTTCATGTTCTCGTCGTCGCTGGCCAAGGTGCAGGAGGCCCTCTTCGAGTACTCGATCCCGAGCCAGATCTCGGTGCTCTACGCCGTCTCGATGACCGGGTCGGGACCGAACGGCTGGGACCCGGTGTTCATCGCGGCGGGTGTCACGGCCGTGGTGATGGGCTTCGCCTTCTTCTCGCTCAACCGCCGCGACGTATAG
- a CDS encoding ATP/GTP-binding protein: MSPRRNRPRGGEPSTDHAGEASDRYGGFQRTESWQGEEWAVRQVAGASAAGKRYRCPGCDQEIPSGVPHVVAWPEYGGVDDRRHWHKACWNAKDRRTSRVQRSRNAPKF; the protein is encoded by the coding sequence GTGTCCCCGCGCCGCAACCGCCCCCGAGGCGGCGAACCCTCGACCGACCACGCCGGTGAGGCGTCGGACCGGTACGGCGGCTTTCAGCGGACCGAGTCCTGGCAGGGCGAGGAGTGGGCGGTCCGGCAGGTCGCCGGCGCGAGCGCCGCGGGCAAGCGCTACCGGTGCCCCGGGTGCGACCAGGAGATCCCCTCCGGTGTGCCGCACGTGGTGGCGTGGCCGGAGTACGGCGGCGTGGACGACCGGCGCCACTGGCACAAGGCGTGCTGGAACGCGAAGGACCGCCGCACCTCGCGGGTGCAGCGGTCCCGTAACGCGCCGAAGTTCTGA
- a CDS encoding LLM class flavin-dependent oxidoreductase → MRVGAFVLAAQFPGQGQGEALHRAVRTAEVGEESGLDSVWLAEHHFVPYGTCPSAVTLAGLLLGRTRRIRVGTAVSVLPNTHPVALGEQAALLHLLSGGRFSLGVGRGGPWVDLEVFGSGLQAYERDFPESLDLLLRWLREPWVSADGERYRFREVPVVPRTDELIGGAGGPEVVVACTSAKSVRLAAERGLPMLLGMHCGDEEKAEMVALWRTHATAAGHAPDEVTGAAHVSAGVAQIADGPTEATEALVKAMPGWLRQGLGAHVTVDGRHRSMRDPVAYTELLCALHPVGSPRLAADRLAATAERTGITRFALLVEGSGDLVATEENVRRMGAEVLPQLS, encoded by the coding sequence ATGCGAGTTGGAGCTTTTGTACTGGCGGCCCAGTTCCCGGGCCAGGGCCAGGGGGAAGCACTGCACCGGGCGGTGCGCACGGCGGAGGTCGGCGAGGAGTCCGGACTGGACTCGGTCTGGCTGGCCGAGCACCACTTCGTGCCGTACGGCACCTGCCCGTCGGCCGTGACACTGGCCGGTCTGCTCCTGGGACGAACCCGGCGCATACGGGTGGGTACGGCGGTCAGCGTGTTGCCGAACACGCATCCGGTGGCCCTCGGCGAGCAGGCGGCGCTGCTGCATCTGCTCTCCGGGGGACGGTTCTCGCTCGGCGTGGGACGGGGCGGGCCCTGGGTGGACCTGGAGGTCTTCGGGTCGGGGCTCCAGGCGTACGAACGGGACTTCCCCGAGTCGCTCGATCTGCTGCTGCGGTGGCTGCGCGAGCCGTGGGTGTCGGCGGACGGCGAGCGCTACCGGTTCCGTGAAGTCCCCGTCGTACCAAGGACGGACGAGCTGATCGGGGGCGCGGGCGGACCCGAGGTCGTCGTGGCGTGCACGTCCGCGAAGAGCGTGCGGCTGGCGGCCGAGCGCGGGCTGCCGATGCTGCTGGGGATGCACTGCGGGGACGAGGAGAAGGCCGAGATGGTGGCCCTGTGGCGGACGCACGCCACCGCCGCCGGCCACGCTCCCGATGAGGTGACCGGCGCCGCGCACGTGTCCGCGGGGGTGGCCCAGATCGCGGACGGCCCCACGGAGGCGACCGAGGCGCTGGTGAAGGCCATGCCCGGCTGGCTGCGGCAGGGGCTCGGCGCCCATGTGACGGTGGACGGCAGGCACAGGTCCATGCGCGATCCCGTCGCGTACACGGAACTGCTGTGCGCACTGCATCCGGTGGGGTCTCCCCGGCTCGCCGCCGACCGCCTCGCGGCCACGGCGGAACGAACCGGAATCACGCGCTTCGCGCTGCTCGTCGAGGGCTCCGGGGACCTGGTGGCCACGGAGGAGAACGTACGGAGGATGGGGGCCGAGGTACTGCCCCAGTTGAGTTGA
- a CDS encoding SCO5389 family protein has product MSLDVSPALLEQAERGEVDEAEFVDCVRTSLPFAWEMISSLVAQLKVDGGEFADNQTPPPDEQARGQLLRALASDAIRGALQRHFGVRLAFQNCHRVAVFPLDPSVDERLARFTSIRGQLLNQSPELRDC; this is encoded by the coding sequence ATGTCGCTCGACGTCTCACCGGCACTGTTGGAGCAGGCCGAGCGAGGCGAGGTCGACGAAGCCGAATTCGTCGACTGCGTCCGGACCTCCCTGCCCTTCGCGTGGGAGATGATCAGCTCCTTGGTGGCTCAGCTGAAGGTGGACGGCGGAGAGTTCGCCGACAACCAGACGCCGCCGCCGGACGAGCAGGCACGTGGTCAGCTGCTGCGCGCGCTCGCCAGTGACGCCATCCGCGGTGCGCTTCAGCGCCACTTCGGGGTACGGCTGGCATTCCAGAATTGTCACCGGGTCGCGGTGTTCCCCCTGGACCCCTCGGTGGACGAGAGGCTCGCCCGCTTCACTTCCATCAGGGGTCAGCTGCTCAACCAGTCCCCGGAGCTCAGGGACTGCTGA
- the nucS gene encoding endonuclease NucS, with amino-acid sequence MRLVIARCSVDYAGRLTAHLPIAPRLILVKADGSVSIHADDRAYKPLNWMSPPCTLKEGTGDDVGVWTVVNKAGEKLIITMEEILHDSSHELGVDPGLIKDGVEAHLQELLADRIETLGDGYSLIRREYPTAIGPVDILCRDADGATVAIEIKRRGDIDGVEQLTRYLDLLNRDPHLSPVRGLFAAQEIKPQARVLATDRGIGCVVLDYDALRGIEDDKLRLF; translated from the coding sequence ATGCGTCTCGTCATCGCCCGCTGCTCCGTCGACTACGCGGGCCGTCTCACCGCCCACCTGCCCATCGCGCCCCGTCTGATCCTGGTCAAAGCCGACGGGAGCGTGTCGATCCACGCGGACGACAGGGCGTACAAACCGCTCAACTGGATGTCGCCGCCCTGCACTCTCAAAGAGGGCACCGGCGACGATGTCGGAGTATGGACGGTCGTGAACAAGGCGGGCGAGAAACTGATCATTACGATGGAGGAGATCCTCCATGACTCGTCACACGAACTCGGTGTCGATCCAGGCCTGATCAAGGATGGCGTGGAAGCACACCTCCAGGAACTTCTCGCCGACCGCATCGAGACACTCGGCGACGGCTACAGCCTGATCCGCCGCGAATACCCCACCGCCATCGGCCCGGTGGACATCCTGTGCCGCGACGCGGACGGCGCGACGGTCGCGATCGAGATCAAGCGGCGCGGCGACATAGACGGCGTTGAGCAACTGACGCGCTACCTCGACCTGTTGAACCGCGATCCCCATCTCTCCCCGGTCCGCGGCCTGTTCGCGGCCCAGGAGATCAAACCCCAGGCCCGCGTACTGGCGACGGACCGCGGGATCGGATGTGTGGTGCTGGACTACGACGCGCTGCGGGGCATCGAGGACGACAAACTGCGGCTGTTCTGA
- a CDS encoding phosphotransferase family protein has product MENRSRDRAEDVRDVVAAGMPGYRVDGVEFLGEGEDNRVYEVNGELIVRFSKDPDPRSRATKVSDETRLLTTVASVSPLPVPEPAFTVADQGCLGYFKLPGLPLTDVSLPHRSAHSAAVAAVLGELLGALHSVPVGPMAELVENDEQPKALWLEEARETYAAVAGRVPAEHRDAVRAFLDAPPPADGHAPVFSHNDLGIEHVLVDPDTWEVTGVIDWTDAAIVDPAYDFGLIHRDLGPAAVHRALRAYPADARETEAIAERAIFYARCALLEDLAYGLETGRRTYLDKSLAALRWLYPTG; this is encoded by the coding sequence ATGGAGAACCGGAGCCGTGATCGCGCCGAGGACGTCCGGGATGTCGTGGCCGCCGGCATGCCCGGCTATCGGGTCGACGGCGTGGAGTTCCTCGGCGAGGGCGAGGACAACAGGGTCTACGAGGTCAACGGCGAGCTGATCGTGCGGTTCAGCAAGGATCCCGATCCGCGGAGCCGGGCCACGAAGGTGAGCGACGAGACCCGGCTGCTCACCACCGTCGCGAGCGTCTCGCCGCTGCCCGTCCCCGAGCCGGCGTTCACCGTTGCCGACCAGGGGTGTCTGGGCTACTTCAAACTCCCCGGTCTGCCGCTGACCGACGTGTCACTACCGCACCGATCGGCCCACAGCGCCGCGGTCGCCGCCGTACTGGGCGAGCTGCTCGGCGCGCTGCACAGCGTTCCGGTCGGCCCGATGGCCGAGTTGGTGGAGAACGACGAGCAGCCGAAGGCGCTGTGGCTGGAGGAGGCGAGGGAGACCTACGCCGCCGTCGCCGGGCGGGTGCCGGCGGAGCATCGCGACGCGGTGCGCGCGTTCCTGGACGCGCCGCCGCCGGCCGACGGACATGCGCCGGTCTTCTCCCACAACGACCTGGGGATCGAGCACGTTCTCGTCGACCCGGACACCTGGGAAGTGACCGGTGTCATCGACTGGACCGACGCCGCGATCGTCGACCCCGCATACGACTTCGGCCTCATCCACCGGGACTTGGGCCCCGCCGCCGTCCACCGCGCCCTGCGCGCCTACCCGGCCGACGCCCGAGAGACCGAGGCGATCGCCGAGCGAGCGATCTTCTATGCCAGATGCGCCCTCCTGGAGGACCTGGCCTACGGCCTCGAAACGGGCCGGCGGACCTACCTGGACAAGAGCCTCGCCGCGCTGCGATGGCTGTACCCGACAGGGTGA
- a CDS encoding GntR family transcriptional regulator, with amino-acid sequence MAIRLATQSIGDALVTSLRERILTDEIRVGTAVTEASVTAEYDVARQTAKAAIERLVGEGLLERTAHRSARVPSLDETRVRDLYFARGVVEVRSYQLLAEKRLLTSEVRKAHEEFRASATGSDVASIVQTDVEFHRALIDSLESERLSRAHGLVINEIRLCLAQVQNAHLLAPGEILDEHESILAAIRDGAPDRAGEVGQQHLDHAERELLSYLRG; translated from the coding sequence ATGGCGATCCGGCTCGCGACCCAATCCATCGGCGACGCTCTCGTGACGTCGCTTCGCGAACGGATACTCACCGATGAGATCCGTGTCGGCACCGCCGTGACCGAGGCGTCCGTCACCGCCGAGTACGACGTCGCGCGGCAGACCGCGAAGGCGGCGATCGAGCGGCTGGTCGGCGAGGGCCTGCTGGAACGCACCGCGCACCGCAGCGCGCGCGTCCCCTCACTGGACGAGACGCGGGTGCGCGACCTCTACTTCGCCCGCGGTGTGGTGGAGGTGCGGTCCTACCAACTGCTCGCCGAGAAGCGGCTGTTGACGAGTGAGGTGCGGAAGGCGCACGAGGAGTTCCGGGCATCGGCGACCGGCTCCGACGTCGCCTCGATCGTGCAGACGGACGTGGAGTTCCACCGCGCGCTGATCGACAGCCTGGAGAGCGAGCGGCTGTCCCGGGCGCACGGCCTGGTCATCAACGAGATCCGGCTCTGCCTCGCCCAGGTCCAGAACGCGCACCTGCTCGCCCCCGGGGAGATCCTGGACGAGCACGAGAGCATCCTCGCGGCCATCCGCGACGGCGCCCCGGACCGTGCGGGCGAGGTCGGCCAGCAGCACCTGGACCACGCCGAGCGGGAACTGCTGTCGTACCTCCGGGGCTGA
- a CDS encoding glycerate kinase → MQVDAPRQVVLAPDKFKGTVTAQRLVELMAAAVAERGDRTTVTPLPVADGGDGSVTAAVSAGWTAVAVPAADAWGEALEAPVARLGDRAIVEVASVCGLGARRPGPARAASATTYGVGLALAALLDDGVREITLALGGAAATDGGTGMLAALGVELCDAGGTPLAPGGTALAGLARVRADGLHPALRELQLVLACDVDTPMVGPDGSAEMFARQKGADDATIARLSAGLAHAAPLLENVFGAPGASLRPGAGAAGGLGWAGLLLGGLPRSGAEVFLDLLGAAELIRGADLVITGEGRLDAQSLRGKAPVAVARLAATYGVRTVAVVGSDLLTTEQGGSGPFADVVALDRIDPACADDPELTGRLVGRAVHTLLAAHPGPGTPARNGARS, encoded by the coding sequence ATGCAGGTAGACGCCCCCCGGCAGGTGGTACTGGCCCCGGACAAGTTCAAAGGGACGGTGACGGCGCAGCGTCTTGTCGAGCTGATGGCCGCCGCTGTCGCCGAGCGGGGCGACCGCACGACCGTCACGCCCCTGCCCGTCGCCGACGGCGGCGACGGCAGTGTGACGGCCGCGGTGTCGGCCGGCTGGACCGCTGTCGCCGTCCCCGCCGCCGACGCGTGGGGCGAGGCGCTGGAAGCGCCCGTCGCCCGGCTCGGCGACCGGGCGATCGTCGAGGTGGCGTCCGTCTGCGGCCTCGGCGCGCGCCGCCCCGGCCCCGCCCGGGCGGCGTCCGCCACGACCTACGGCGTCGGCCTGGCTCTCGCCGCCCTGCTGGACGACGGGGTCCGTGAGATCACCCTGGCGCTCGGCGGCGCCGCCGCCACCGACGGCGGTACGGGGATGCTGGCCGCTCTCGGCGTCGAGCTGTGCGACGCCGGGGGCACCCCGCTCGCCCCCGGCGGCACCGCGCTGGCGGGCCTCGCGCGGGTACGGGCCGACGGCCTCCACCCGGCGCTGCGCGAGCTGCAGCTGGTCCTGGCCTGCGATGTCGACACCCCGATGGTCGGGCCGGACGGATCGGCCGAGATGTTCGCCCGGCAGAAGGGCGCCGACGACGCGACGATCGCGCGCCTCTCGGCCGGCCTGGCCCACGCGGCGCCCCTGCTTGAGAACGTGTTCGGAGCCCCTGGAGCCTCGCTGCGGCCGGGCGCCGGGGCCGCGGGCGGACTCGGCTGGGCCGGTCTGCTGCTCGGCGGGCTGCCGCGCTCGGGCGCCGAGGTCTTCCTGGACCTGCTGGGCGCGGCCGAGCTGATCCGCGGCGCCGACCTCGTCATCACCGGGGAGGGCCGCCTCGACGCGCAGAGCCTGCGCGGCAAGGCCCCCGTCGCCGTCGCCCGGCTCGCCGCCACGTACGGAGTGCGGACGGTCGCCGTCGTCGGCAGCGACCTGCTCACCACCGAGCAGGGCGGGTCCGGGCCGTTCGCCGACGTCGTCGCCCTCGACCGCATCGACCCCGCCTGCGCCGACGACCCGGAGCTCACGGGCCGCCTCGTCGGCCGGGCCGTCCACACCTTGCTCGCGGCCCATCCGGGCCCCGGCACCCCCGCCAGGAACGGAGCCCGCTCGTGA
- a CDS encoding C69 family dipeptidase: MTSRPWSCDTFVALPDTTRRPAVLFGKNSDRPAGEAQPLRHAPARPAGEPLRLAYVTLDDAPAYAHIGSAPYWCWGYEMGVNERRVAIGNEAVFTRPWADAVAREKAGDHQRPGVLGMELVRLGLERGGTAREALDVITSLLERYGQWGSATVGAPHADGAYDNAYVLADPHEAWVLETLGRDWAARRITTGVTPVSNELSLRTDADLTSRGLRDAATAAGWPADRPLDVADAFTDPGTPLQVSHIRRRRARQLLAEGAATATGVGIGTAKRVLRDHLEDTFLGGPSFDAARPDFHTLCMHEHPSGFTWGNTAASLIVELHAEPGPLTLWWCPTTPCTGVYLPVPLEVETLPEALTLPLPGPSRDPRDHPRATHDPASVWWQWQHLLDAAKEPGARDFTARAARLRASFDALEARWADALPTSADDPAALTAFTRGCLDEARAEAAALAGEFGADPARALDSRWAASAV; the protein is encoded by the coding sequence GTGACTTCCCGCCCCTGGAGCTGCGACACCTTCGTCGCGCTCCCGGACACCACCCGCCGCCCCGCCGTCCTTTTCGGCAAGAACAGCGACCGCCCCGCGGGCGAGGCCCAGCCGCTGCGCCACGCACCGGCCCGGCCGGCGGGCGAGCCTCTGCGGCTGGCCTACGTCACCCTCGACGACGCGCCGGCCTACGCACACATCGGGTCCGCCCCCTACTGGTGCTGGGGCTACGAGATGGGGGTGAACGAGCGGCGCGTCGCCATCGGCAACGAAGCGGTCTTCACCCGCCCGTGGGCCGACGCCGTCGCCCGCGAGAAGGCCGGCGACCACCAGCGGCCCGGCGTACTCGGCATGGAGCTGGTCCGCCTCGGCCTGGAGCGCGGCGGCACCGCGCGCGAGGCGCTGGACGTGATCACCTCCCTGCTGGAGCGGTACGGCCAGTGGGGCTCGGCGACGGTCGGCGCCCCGCACGCCGACGGCGCCTACGACAACGCGTACGTGCTCGCCGACCCCCACGAGGCGTGGGTGCTGGAGACGCTCGGACGTGACTGGGCGGCGCGCCGGATCACCACGGGTGTCACCCCGGTCAGCAACGAGCTCTCCCTGCGTACCGACGCGGATCTCACCAGCCGCGGACTGCGGGACGCCGCCACCGCCGCCGGATGGCCGGCGGACCGGCCGCTGGACGTCGCCGACGCGTTCACCGACCCCGGCACTCCGCTCCAGGTCTCGCACATCCGCCGCCGCAGGGCGCGCCAGTTGCTCGCCGAAGGCGCGGCCACCGCGACCGGCGTCGGGATCGGCACGGCGAAACGGGTGCTGCGCGACCATCTGGAGGACACGTTCCTCGGCGGGCCCTCCTTCGACGCCGCACGGCCGGACTTCCACACGCTGTGCATGCACGAACACCCGTCGGGCTTCACCTGGGGCAACACCGCCGCGTCGCTGATCGTCGAACTGCACGCGGAGCCCGGCCCGTTGACCCTGTGGTGGTGTCCCACCACCCCCTGCACGGGCGTCTATCTGCCGGTGCCGCTGGAGGTGGAGACGCTCCCCGAGGCGCTGACGCTCCCGCTGCCCGGGCCCTCCCGGGACCCCCGCGACCACCCGCGGGCCACCCACGACCCGGCATCGGTCTGGTGGCAGTGGCAGCACCTGCTCGACGCGGCGAAGGAGCCCGGCGCCCGGGACTTCACCGCGCGCGCCGCCAGGCTGCGCGCCTCCTTCGACGCCCTCGAAGCGCGCTGGGCCGACGCACTGCCCACCTCGGCCGACGATCCCGCGGCCCTGACCGCCTTCACCCGCGGCTGCCTGGACGAGGCCCGTGCCGAAGCCGCCGCGCTCGCAGGGGAGTTCGGCGCGGACCCCGCCCGGGCCCTGGACAGCCGCTGGGCGGCTTCCGCCGTCTGA
- a CDS encoding purine-cytosine permease family protein codes for MSLRDSFRGPEASLDDQIESFAVERVPDSKRWPIPAISLVLLGNATAMFFFSFGAQQTFLVGWPLMLLPIGYFFIGAILIGSLTMRMASREGLSQSLISRGLGFGSRGAALTSFIYAVNFVYYFLFEGTIVSHAIAYYFDIPIDSFVGIGIFALIGLVTIAFVWRGMYAMSVLQTWGFPIFVGLLVWALVALGSDHDVAGVGQWQSTATGGGAALWTAMSFANGQMIFQGLMATDYGRFAKRRIRYRGTATIMLLELVPMLVIILIGAMLGSSLVDSFGQEKAQDPGFVFVHLMGLAGVVFVVITQIRINVMNLYGGSITLSSGFDAVAKFRPGRPWWMFAVWIFGVVFYATNVINHLGTFLAITGVLTNTWVLIILADYFVCRRWLGLGRAENIEFRDTEVREWNPCGLVSLGLAVFVGALGIVEIYPVAYASFIAMFLGPLVHIALTKATGGRYYTPDPDRPAPAAAVAVSKD; via the coding sequence ATGTCCCTCAGAGACTCCTTCCGCGGTCCGGAGGCGTCACTCGACGACCAGATCGAGAGCTTCGCCGTCGAGCGCGTCCCCGACAGCAAGCGCTGGCCGATCCCCGCCATCAGCCTCGTGCTGCTCGGGAACGCCACCGCGATGTTCTTCTTCAGCTTCGGCGCTCAGCAGACCTTCCTGGTGGGCTGGCCGCTGATGCTGCTGCCGATCGGCTACTTCTTCATAGGCGCGATCCTCATAGGCTCGCTGACCATGCGCATGGCCAGCCGTGAGGGCCTCTCGCAGAGCCTGATCTCCCGGGGGCTGGGCTTCGGCAGCCGCGGGGCGGCGTTGACCTCGTTCATCTACGCGGTCAACTTCGTCTACTACTTCCTCTTCGAGGGGACGATCGTCTCGCACGCGATCGCGTACTACTTCGACATCCCCATCGACTCCTTCGTCGGCATCGGGATCTTCGCCCTGATCGGCCTCGTCACGATCGCCTTCGTCTGGCGCGGGATGTACGCCATGTCGGTACTCCAGACCTGGGGCTTCCCGATCTTCGTCGGCCTCCTCGTGTGGGCGCTGGTCGCCCTCGGCTCGGACCACGACGTGGCCGGCGTCGGTCAGTGGCAGTCCACCGCCACGGGCGGCGGGGCGGCGCTGTGGACCGCGATGAGCTTCGCCAACGGACAGATGATCTTCCAGGGGCTGATGGCCACCGACTACGGGCGGTTCGCCAAGCGCCGTATCCGCTACCGCGGCACCGCGACCATCATGCTTCTCGAACTCGTCCCCATGCTCGTCATCATCCTCATCGGCGCCATGCTCGGCTCGTCCCTGGTCGACTCCTTCGGCCAGGAGAAGGCACAGGACCCCGGGTTCGTCTTCGTCCACCTCATGGGCCTGGCGGGCGTGGTCTTCGTCGTCATCACCCAGATCCGCATCAACGTGATGAATCTCTACGGTGGCTCCATCACCCTCTCCAGCGGGTTCGACGCGGTGGCCAAGTTCCGTCCGGGGCGCCCCTGGTGGATGTTCGCGGTCTGGATCTTCGGTGTCGTGTTCTACGCGACGAACGTCATCAACCACCTCGGCACATTCCTGGCCATCACCGGTGTGCTCACCAACACCTGGGTGCTGATCATCCTCGCCGACTACTTCGTCTGCCGTCGCTGGCTGGGCCTCGGCCGGGCCGAGAACATCGAGTTCCGCGACACCGAGGTACGGGAGTGGAACCCGTGCGGTCTGGTCTCCCTCGGTCTCGCCGTCTTCGTCGGCGCCCTCGGCATCGTGGAAATCTACCCGGTGGCCTACGCGTCGTTCATCGCGATGTTCCTCGGGCCGCTCGTCCACATCGCCCTCACCAAGGCGACCGGGGGCCGTTACTACACACCGGACCCCGACCGGCCCGCACCGGCGGCCGCGGTCGCCGTCTCGAAGGACTGA